A genomic stretch from Haloferax sp. Atlit-12N includes:
- a CDS encoding PrsW family intramembrane metalloprotease, whose translation MDQQDPVEQASDGSDDLYDIATWEERTSVDGLAVALYRVLVASTRAVVVLAALLILVGIGGLSALTDPQVGALTLLSALPALALAGYVYYSDVTQNEPLSMLVVTFLLGVLTATFAAILNSLLSNVGQTIAAEFQLSIGFLGSIVFYFLVVGPVEETVKLLAVRLYAYSHDSFNAVIDGAVYGAMAGLGFATIENALYITRNLTSSGLDVGADGVGIIAAGGTITAVRALAGPGHVIYSAIAGYYLGLAKFNKENAGPIVIKGLILAALVHATYNSTVGLGSSVIAGITGLGGLVAFLVYVIIYDGVFGLYLIGKLRRYSQAYHSAHAPGPSAASFSSEQTEFED comes from the coding sequence ATGGACCAGCAGGACCCAGTCGAGCAGGCGTCCGACGGCTCGGACGACCTCTACGACATCGCCACGTGGGAGGAACGAACCTCGGTTGACGGGCTCGCGGTCGCGCTCTACCGGGTGCTGGTCGCGTCGACCCGCGCGGTGGTCGTCCTCGCCGCGTTGCTCATCCTCGTCGGTATCGGCGGCCTCTCGGCGCTCACCGACCCGCAGGTCGGCGCGCTCACGTTGCTCTCGGCGCTCCCGGCGCTCGCGCTCGCCGGCTACGTCTACTACTCCGACGTGACCCAAAACGAGCCGCTGTCGATGCTCGTGGTGACGTTCCTCCTCGGCGTCCTCACGGCCACCTTCGCCGCGATTCTCAACTCGCTTCTGAGCAACGTCGGCCAGACCATCGCGGCCGAGTTCCAGCTGTCTATCGGCTTCCTCGGCAGTATCGTGTTCTACTTCCTCGTGGTCGGTCCGGTCGAAGAGACCGTCAAGCTCCTCGCAGTCAGGCTGTACGCCTACTCCCACGACAGTTTCAACGCCGTCATCGACGGCGCGGTCTACGGCGCCATGGCCGGTCTCGGCTTCGCCACCATCGAAAACGCTCTGTACATCACCCGCAACCTCACCTCGTCGGGACTCGACGTTGGGGCCGACGGCGTCGGCATCATCGCCGCCGGCGGGACGATTACGGCGGTCCGCGCGCTCGCCGGGCCGGGTCACGTCATCTACTCGGCCATCGCCGGCTACTACCTCGGTCTCGCCAAGTTCAACAAGGAGAACGCCGGGCCCATCGTCATCAAGGGCCTCATCCTCGCGGCGCTCGTCCACGCGACGTACAACTCGACGGTCGGTCTCGGCTCGTCTGTCATCGCGGGAATAACCGGCCTCGGCGGTCTCGTGGCCTTCCTCGTCTACGTCATCATCTACGACGGGGTCTTCGGGCTCTACCTCATTGGGAAGCTCCGCCGCTACAGCCAGGCCTACCACAGCGCCCACGCGCCCGGGCCGAGCGCGGCGTCGTTCAGCTCGGAGCAGACCGAGTTCGAGGACTGA
- a CDS encoding DUF402 domain-containing protein — protein MRVRVRGIYATALTSVFLDDGHDVVQASGPIRERFDAEFDSLDHDVSVETTRNRQGVGATGTPEAVATATERLTDLGIDTFAWDDPAPTGAVFDVRVTDTLGGGAVCDLGETEGYLSYGDIDGRVEVGDEVRVQVAESAPPWASRRAELTGDVRAVAGLATLEPDSEGVRVDTRDEAAARELAGMTDLLGGDPPEGWGIRWHRDAVDADMSALNDALDRAAEVAAELDDALSEPVDAPRAVAVPTATTWVWFGRETRFELDAQRRAVETTMPGHHRTKAASPKASAGVDLAEALCESVGDGEFPFGVVTAQFGPLEGDDVEIGHGKPDGRLITLGSGEVTEHDSEGTVELRRGMSGGGTYDALGVDRESGDVAVTKFREGRWWYPTVYRDSEGTVKGTYVNICTPVECFPDQIRYIDLHVDVVKHADGTVERVDDDELDEAVEAGHISEELAEKARSVASSLESALSG, from the coding sequence ATGAGGGTCCGCGTCCGCGGCATCTACGCCACCGCGCTCACGAGCGTCTTCCTCGACGACGGCCACGACGTGGTGCAGGCGTCCGGCCCGATTCGGGAGCGCTTCGACGCCGAGTTCGACTCCCTAGACCACGACGTGTCGGTCGAGACGACCCGGAACCGACAGGGCGTCGGCGCGACTGGCACGCCCGAGGCGGTCGCAACGGCCACCGAGCGACTCACCGACCTCGGCATCGACACCTTCGCGTGGGACGACCCCGCGCCGACCGGTGCGGTGTTCGACGTCCGCGTGACCGACACCCTCGGCGGCGGCGCGGTCTGCGACCTCGGCGAGACCGAGGGCTACCTCTCGTACGGCGATATCGACGGCCGCGTGGAAGTCGGCGACGAAGTCCGCGTGCAGGTCGCCGAGTCGGCCCCGCCGTGGGCCTCCCGCCGCGCCGAACTGACCGGCGACGTCCGCGCCGTCGCGGGGCTGGCGACCCTCGAACCGGATTCCGAGGGCGTCCGTGTCGACACCCGAGACGAGGCCGCCGCCCGCGAACTGGCCGGCATGACCGACCTCCTCGGCGGCGACCCGCCCGAGGGCTGGGGCATCCGCTGGCACCGCGACGCCGTCGATGCCGACATGAGCGCCCTGAACGACGCGCTCGACCGGGCGGCCGAGGTGGCCGCGGAACTCGACGACGCGCTCTCCGAACCCGTCGACGCCCCGCGAGCGGTCGCGGTACCCACCGCGACGACGTGGGTCTGGTTCGGCCGCGAGACGCGCTTCGAACTCGACGCTCAGCGCCGCGCCGTCGAGACGACGATGCCCGGCCACCACCGGACGAAGGCCGCCTCGCCGAAGGCCTCTGCCGGCGTCGACCTCGCGGAGGCGCTCTGCGAGTCGGTCGGCGACGGCGAGTTCCCCTTCGGCGTGGTGACCGCGCAGTTCGGCCCGCTCGAAGGCGACGACGTGGAAATCGGCCACGGAAAGCCCGACGGCCGACTCATCACGCTCGGCTCCGGCGAGGTGACAGAGCACGATTCCGAGGGGACCGTCGAACTCCGACGCGGCATGAGCGGCGGCGGCACCTACGACGCCCTCGGCGTCGACCGCGAGTCCGGCGACGTGGCGGTCACGAAGTTCCGCGAGGGGCGCTGGTGGTACCCGACGGTGTACCGCGACTCCGAAGGCACGGTCAAAGGGACCTACGTCAACATCTGCACGCCCGTCGAGTGCTTCCCCGACCAGATTCGATATATCGACCTCCACGTGGACGTGGTGAAACACGCCGACGGGACGGTCGAACGGGTCGACGACGACGAACTCGACGAAGCCGTCGAGGCCGGCCACATCTCCGAGGAGTTGGCCGAAAAAGCGCGGTCGGTGGCGTCGAGTCTGGAGTCGGCGCTGTCGGGGTAG
- a CDS encoding NifU family protein: MSDESESLKERVETWMVGQMPIIQMHGGNSVVRKADAESGEVVVELGGACAGCGISNITAQNIQSDLIMTFDEITDVQVKVPSSGDHGSSTVEGGRGGELQYGDEGPGHF, encoded by the coding sequence ATGAGCGACGAGTCGGAGAGCCTCAAAGAGCGCGTCGAGACGTGGATGGTCGGTCAGATGCCGATTATCCAGATGCACGGCGGCAACAGCGTCGTGCGCAAGGCCGATGCGGAATCGGGGGAAGTCGTCGTCGAACTCGGGGGCGCGTGCGCCGGGTGCGGCATCTCGAACATCACCGCCCAGAACATCCAGTCGGACCTCATCATGACGTTCGACGAGATTACCGACGTGCAGGTCAAGGTCCCCAGTTCCGGCGACCACGGCAGCAGCACCGTCGAGGGCGGCCGCGGCGGCGAACTGCAGTACGGCGACGAGGGACCGGGTCACTTCTAA
- a CDS encoding LVIVD repeat-containing protein: MDRRQFLRTVGASAVAASVASVAGSRPVTAHPGPFEPLGRIDIDGAKEAVVSADGETVFVAATSGYAVVDISAPDRPELIAERRDPLSDREDGPLRGLYDAKLDGDTLLVVGPANPIPGAPAGVLVVDVSEPATPEEIAFHETDFPIHNCFAADGRAYLTANDGDRNPLVVLDTDTGDELGRWSVVDADDRWADVPASVRSVHDVWVREGVAHVALWDAGTWLVDLSDPESPSVLGSVSPGDPEALSGLTARGRRREGRTPPGNHHYVATDDSGDLLGVGIESWAVEVDRDDETTELVGGPSGVELWDVSDPATPTRLSTIDPPASPDPTVGGVWTTAHNFDFRDDRLYTSWYRGGVKRHDVSDPTDPVELAWWRDPERASFWTAQYAYPFADEGVFVASSWGVGDASPALYTFPDHAGDQRDPPPLGPDTTTESLVNTPTPTGNETAAPTSDTESTTSTSATDAPGFGLGVGAAALGVAGWLARRRGRRD, encoded by the coding sequence GTGGACCGCCGCCAGTTCCTCCGCACCGTCGGCGCGAGCGCGGTCGCCGCCTCCGTCGCCTCCGTCGCCGGTTCCCGCCCCGTCACCGCCCATCCCGGCCCCTTCGAGCCGCTGGGTCGCATCGATATCGACGGCGCGAAAGAGGCCGTGGTATCCGCCGACGGCGAGACCGTCTTCGTCGCCGCGACCAGCGGCTACGCCGTCGTCGATATCTCCGCACCCGACCGCCCGGAACTCATCGCCGAGCGCCGCGACCCGCTTTCCGACCGCGAAGACGGCCCCCTCCGCGGACTCTACGACGCGAAACTCGACGGCGACACGCTTCTGGTCGTCGGCCCGGCCAACCCGATTCCGGGTGCGCCGGCGGGCGTCCTCGTCGTCGACGTGTCCGAGCCCGCGACCCCCGAGGAAATCGCCTTCCACGAGACGGACTTTCCCATCCACAACTGCTTCGCCGCCGACGGCCGGGCGTACCTCACCGCCAACGACGGCGACCGGAACCCACTCGTCGTTCTCGACACCGACACCGGCGACGAACTCGGCCGCTGGTCGGTCGTCGACGCCGACGACCGCTGGGCCGACGTGCCCGCCTCGGTCCGGTCCGTCCACGATGTGTGGGTCCGCGAGGGCGTCGCGCACGTCGCCCTCTGGGACGCCGGGACGTGGCTCGTCGACCTCTCGGACCCCGAGTCGCCGTCGGTCCTCGGGTCTGTCTCGCCTGGCGACCCCGAAGCGCTGTCGGGGCTGACCGCCCGCGGTCGCCGCCGCGAGGGGCGGACGCCGCCCGGCAACCACCACTACGTCGCCACCGACGACTCCGGTGACCTCCTCGGCGTCGGTATCGAGTCATGGGCTGTCGAGGTCGACCGCGACGACGAGACGACCGAACTCGTCGGCGGGCCGAGCGGCGTCGAACTCTGGGACGTCTCGGACCCGGCGACGCCGACGAGGCTCTCGACCATCGACCCGCCGGCCAGTCCGGACCCGACGGTCGGCGGCGTCTGGACCACGGCGCACAACTTCGACTTCCGCGACGACAGGCTCTACACCTCGTGGTACCGCGGCGGCGTCAAGCGCCACGACGTGTCGGACCCGACCGACCCCGTCGAACTCGCGTGGTGGCGCGACCCCGAGCGCGCGAGTTTCTGGACCGCGCAGTACGCCTACCCATTCGCCGACGAGGGCGTCTTCGTCGCGTCGAGTTGGGGCGTCGGCGACGCGTCGCCCGCGCTCTACACGTTCCCCGACCACGCCGGCGACCAGCGCGACCCGCCGCCCCTCGGCCCGGACACGACCACCGAGTCGCTCGTCAACACGCCGACGCCGACCGGAAACGAGACAGCTGCGCCCACGTCCGACACCGAATCTACGACGTCGACTTCGGCGACCGACGCGCCGGGCTTCGGACTCGGCGTCGGCGCGGCGGCCCTCGGCGTCGCCGGTTGGCTGGCCCGTCGTCGCGGGCGGCGCGACTGA
- a CDS encoding ROK family protein, which yields MAYYVGVDLGATNVRSVVGDDDGTILGEARDNTPRGPTGIAITEAVLGVVREACAEAGIDPSDAVAAGIGAIGPLDLAEGAVENPANLPDTIDRIPLTGPLSVLLETDEVYLHNDTNAGVIGERFHSDRNPDDMVYLTISSGIGAGVCVDGHVLAGWDGNAGEVGHLTLDPNGFMTCGCGHNGHWEGYCSGNNIPKYARELHEEDPVETALPVSDPDFSAVDVFEHAGEDEFADHIINQLGHWNAMGVANIVHAYAPLIIYVGGAVALNNPDLVLEPIREQMSEMVMSNIPEIQLTTLGDEVVVEGALASAMTGGTGDRSRL from the coding sequence ATGGCGTACTACGTGGGCGTCGACCTGGGGGCGACGAACGTCCGTTCCGTGGTGGGCGACGACGATGGAACTATCCTCGGAGAGGCCCGTGATAACACTCCGCGCGGCCCGACCGGAATCGCGATTACCGAGGCGGTCCTCGGCGTCGTCCGCGAGGCGTGTGCCGAGGCGGGTATCGACCCGAGCGACGCGGTCGCGGCCGGCATCGGTGCTATCGGCCCGCTCGACTTGGCCGAGGGCGCGGTCGAGAACCCGGCGAACCTGCCGGACACCATCGACCGAATCCCGCTGACCGGTCCCCTCTCGGTGCTCTTGGAGACGGACGAGGTGTACCTGCACAACGACACGAACGCCGGGGTTATCGGCGAGCGGTTCCACTCCGACCGCAACCCCGACGACATGGTGTACCTCACCATCTCCTCGGGTATCGGTGCGGGCGTCTGTGTCGACGGGCACGTCCTCGCCGGGTGGGACGGTAACGCCGGCGAGGTCGGCCACCTGACGCTCGACCCGAACGGCTTCATGACGTGCGGATGCGGCCACAACGGTCACTGGGAGGGCTACTGCTCGGGCAACAACATCCCGAAGTACGCCCGCGAACTCCACGAGGAAGACCCCGTGGAAACCGCGCTTCCCGTCTCTGACCCCGATTTCTCCGCGGTCGACGTGTTCGAACACGCCGGCGAGGACGAGTTCGCCGACCACATCATCAACCAACTGGGCCACTGGAACGCGATGGGCGTCGCCAACATCGTCCACGCGTACGCGCCGCTTATCATCTACGTCGGCGGCGCGGTCGCGCTCAACAATCCGGACCTCGTGTTAGAGCCCATCCGCGAGCAGATGAGCGAGATGGTCATGTCGAACATCCCCGAGATTCAACTGACGACGCTCGGCGACGAAGTCGTGGTCGAGGGGGCGTTGGCGAGCGCGATGACCGGTGGCACCGGTGACCGCTCGCGGCTGTGA
- a CDS encoding TIGR00266 family protein — protein MDHSIDYRPSFALLTVSLDEGESLRSEAGAMVSYSDGIDIETNAKGGLFGSLKRSVLGGESFFQNTFSARQAGEVSFAPPLPGDIVHHALEDETLYVQSGSYIASDPALDLDTSFGGAKTFFGSEGLFLLKLTGTGDSFLSSYGAIHEVELGEGERYTVDTGHIVAFDETTSFSVERVGGLKSTLFSGEGLVCTFTGPGTVWIQSRSMDSFLSWLIPKLPTNNSA, from the coding sequence ATGGACCACTCCATCGATTACCGCCCGTCGTTCGCCCTCCTTACCGTCTCGCTCGACGAGGGCGAGTCGCTCCGGTCGGAGGCCGGCGCGATGGTCAGCTACTCCGACGGCATCGACATCGAGACGAACGCGAAAGGCGGCCTCTTCGGGTCGCTCAAACGGAGCGTCCTCGGCGGCGAGTCGTTCTTCCAGAACACGTTCAGCGCCCGACAGGCGGGCGAGGTCTCTTTCGCGCCCCCGCTCCCGGGCGACATCGTCCACCACGCCCTCGAAGACGAGACCCTGTACGTGCAGTCCGGGTCGTACATCGCCTCGGACCCCGCGCTCGACCTCGACACCTCTTTCGGCGGCGCGAAGACCTTCTTCGGGAGCGAGGGGCTGTTCCTGCTCAAACTGACCGGCACCGGCGACAGTTTCCTGTCGAGCTACGGGGCCATCCACGAGGTCGAACTCGGCGAGGGCGAGCGTTACACGGTCGACACCGGCCACATCGTCGCCTTCGACGAGACGACGAGCTTCTCGGTCGAGCGCGTCGGCGGCCTGAAGTCCACCCTGTTCAGCGGCGAGGGGCTCGTCTGTACGTTCACCGGACCGGGAACCGTCTGGATACAGTCGCGCAGCATGGACTCGTTCCTCTCGTGGCTCATCCCCAAACTCCCGACCAACAACTCCGCGTAG
- a CDS encoding universal stress protein, whose product MAIETILLAVGAGDAERIDRLAEETIDVAGPTGATVVIGHVFTRDEYDEALDNLDFDITAEEVSADDVARRHAIVRELTRRFDEADIDYVVHGRVGHHGEKLVELAGEVDADRLVVGGRKRSPTGKAVFGSVAQEVMLESSCPVTFVRADTK is encoded by the coding sequence ATGGCTATCGAAACTATCCTGCTCGCGGTCGGCGCGGGCGACGCCGAGCGCATCGACAGACTCGCCGAGGAGACGATCGACGTGGCCGGACCGACCGGCGCGACGGTCGTCATCGGACACGTCTTCACGAGAGACGAGTACGACGAGGCCCTCGACAACCTCGACTTCGACATCACGGCAGAGGAGGTCTCCGCGGACGACGTGGCCCGACGACACGCCATCGTCCGCGAGCTCACGCGGCGCTTCGACGAGGCGGACATCGACTACGTCGTCCACGGCCGAGTCGGCCACCACGGCGAGAAACTCGTCGAACTCGCGGGCGAGGTCGACGCCGACCGCCTCGTCGTCGGCGGTCGAAAGCGCTCGCCGACCGGCAAGGCCGTCTTCGGGAGCGTCGCACAGGAGGTCATGCTCGAATCGTCGTGTCCCGTGACGTTCGTCCGCGCGGACACCAAGTGA
- a CDS encoding DUF5611 family protein: MKEYKMRRGETLEERIPDMKATVEDYFGPITGTEEFKGSDLYVVGEPKNPVFTRIVAGAVKYSGKKDKLAVNFEEADPADLAPEDLEAAGEAVSAKNDFLLEATGRDAKSRRDSMKRAVEDDAPDV; the protein is encoded by the coding sequence ATGAAGGAGTACAAGATGCGTCGTGGGGAGACGCTCGAAGAGCGAATTCCGGACATGAAAGCGACGGTCGAGGACTACTTCGGCCCCATCACCGGCACCGAGGAGTTCAAAGGAAGCGACCTCTACGTCGTCGGCGAACCCAAGAACCCCGTGTTCACCCGCATCGTCGCCGGCGCGGTCAAGTACAGCGGCAAGAAGGACAAGCTCGCGGTCAACTTCGAGGAGGCCGACCCGGCCGACCTCGCTCCCGAGGACCTCGAAGCCGCGGGCGAGGCCGTCAGCGCGAAGAACGACTTCCTCCTCGAGGCGACGGGCCGCGACGCGAAGTCCCGCCGCGACTCGATGAAGCGCGCGGTCGAAGACGACGCGCCCGACGTCTGA